In a single window of the Pieris rapae chromosome 9, ilPieRapa1.1, whole genome shotgun sequence genome:
- the LOC123689438 gene encoding uncharacterized protein LOC123689438 produces the protein MEIQMWFFISRLLLLVLLKPVWILSKETIIIRTSEEQKQNAFVDVLKNITSANQILQDLIKNYEQLQKIYKSGDESFNDESENEHGKFKALSSEDDEHTTRGYGITQIIYVGETEESTEEPPPGNKNNGSNIIAVESDHTEEFNETDKDSSDESVETEIVTKKPKKIEENITHFNIETFQIDPHLYSRNKTRFSIKHKDAKRQFNRPILRQNDDKAIKRIVYAEVFSPDKIWHEVVHKPIELKIYKDHANFRTPNNKKTISSINTKTSGMDLSDSPSESNPDDVIEKEEIKSMLLREAYGNACVQVAVRKCFKALKAVRKSVCRLRFKCKNSLKGSFIENAKKGCIREFVNGKNKPDDKEAQAIIFERTNNKSGETDLSKYVDLCLPHLRSDTTSKDFLKGTNEFKNINILRDKFEKACKKLSAKKCGKACKFAYDAACSIHSCENSLKKGFKKGCKAECKTAYNLYKASSYSDDDDDSESGSD, from the exons ATGGAAATTCAAAtgtggttttttatttctagatTACTCTTGTTGGTATTATTAAAACCTGTTTGG atactaagtaaagaaacaattataataagaacAAGCGAGGAACAGAAACAAAATGCATTTGTCGACGTATTGAAAAACATTACTTCCGCCAACCAGATATtacaagatttaattaaaaactatgagCAActgcaaaaaatatacaaatcagGTGACGAAAGCTTTAATGATGAGAGCGAAAATGAACATGGAAAATTTAAAGCACTATCGTCAGAGGACGATGAGCATACTACTAGAGGTTATGGTATTACACAGATAATTTATGTCGGCGAAACTGAAGAAAGTACCGAAGAACCACCACccggtaataaaaataatggatcCAATATTATTGCTGTTGAAAGCGACCACACGGAAGAATTTAACGAAACGGACAAAGATTCTTCAGATGAATCTGTCGAAACAGAAATCGTCAccaaaaaacctaaaaagattgaagaaaatataactcattttaatatagaaacatttcaaatagATCCACATTTATATAGTAGAAACAAAACGCGGTTTAGCATAAAACACAAAGACGCAAAGAGGCAGTTTAACCGTCCAATTTTAAGGCAAAACGACGATAAAGCAATTAAACGCATCGTGTACGCTGAGGTGTTCTCTCCGGACAAGATTTGGCACGAAGTAGTACATAAACCTAtagaacttaaaatttataaagatcATGCAAATTTTAGAACTCCTAATAACAAAAAGACTATCTCCAGCATAAACACAAAAACGTCTGGAATGGATTTAAGTGATTCTCCTTCAGAATCAAATCCTGATGACGTAATAGAGAAAGAAGAGATTAAAAGTATGTTACTTAGAGAAGCCTATGGCAATGCATGTGTACAAGTCGCCGTTAGAAAATGctttaaa GCTTTAAAAGCTGTCAGAAAATCTGTTTGTCGACTACGatttaaatgcaaaaattCACTAAAGGgaagttttattgaaaatgctAAGAAAGGATGCATTCGTGAATTTgttaatggaaaaaataaaccaGACGACAAGGAAGCCCAGGCgataatatttgaaagaaCTAATAATAAGAGTGGTG AGACAGATCTCTCGAAGTATGTCGACTTATGTTTGCCTCATCTCAGATCCGACACCACA AGTAAAGATTTTCTAAAGGGCACTAacgagtttaaaaatataaacatactcCGGGATAAATTTGAAAAGGCATGTAAAAAACTGTCAGCTAAAAAATGTGGGAAAGCCTGCAAATTTGCGTACGACGCTGCTTGTTCAATACATTCGTGTGAAAACTCGTTGAAAAAAGGATTTAAGAAAGGCTGTAAGGCGGAATGTAAAACTGCATATAACCTATACAAAGCATCGAGTTACAGTGACGATGACGATGATTCAGAAAGTGGGAGTGATTga